The window TGAAATTACAACAATGTTACGCGATAAGGGCATTAATGATGTATATGTTATCGCAGAACAAAAATAGATTCCAACTATCAAAGGAGAGCGTATGCAAGAGCTAAACTGGCTAATTAATATTTGCTTTACTATTTTAATGGTGGGGCTATTTGTATGGGATTTTAAGACTTTTGGTGAGCCTACACATAAAGACTTTAAGGCAATTATTATGAGCACAGGGGTGCTTGGGACATTTGTGGGAATTTTTGTGGGGCTTATGGGGTTTGATACTCTTGCTTTGCAAGATTCTGTGCCATTATTGCTTGATGGGTTAAAGACAGCGTTTTATACTTCTATTGTGGGTATGGGCTTGGCTATTGCGCTCTCTATCATACAAAGGGCAAAGGGTGTTAAAAGCACACAGGATATGAATTTAGATTATTTACTTCATCAAGCTGGGAATTTAAACTATCTTAAATCCCTTGAAGAGATTAATCATAAAGCTCTTGAATTACCCACAAAAGAGGATATATTACAGATAAATGCTACTACAAATGAGATTTTTGCCTCTGCTCTCAATAAAATAGATATTTCTTTGCAAGAAGCTATTAAACAACTCGCTTCAGGTGCTTCTAAGGAGCTCATTAGTGCCTTAGAACTTGTCATCAGAGATTTTAATCATAATTTACAGAATCAATTTGGCGATAATTTTAAAGAACTCAATAGTGCAGTGGGGAAACTGCTTTCGTGGCAAGAAAACTATAAAGAGCATATTGAGCAAACTCAAGCTCTGCTTCTTCAAACTCAAAGTGCAATGCAAGAGAGTGTGAGTGCAATGAGCACTACACAGGCTACTTTAGCTTCTATTGGTGCGCAAAATGAGCAAACTATGGCATTTTATGGTAAGACTTTAAATATGATTGATGAAATGAAAGCAAAGGGAGATATGCTCCACGCACAGCTTAGCGAAGTTGCTACACTTGGTGAGAATGCAAGAGCTTGTTTGGGGATTATAGATACATTTTTTAAAAGTGCTACTCAAGGCTTTGGTAAGCTTGAAGAAGTTGCTGCGCAAAATGTTGATGGGCTCAAAAAGAGCATTGATACTTACTTTTTACAGCTTAATGAATACGCTAGTGCAAATATGGAGACTTTGAGAATCCATATAGAGGATAGCTCAAATAAAGCACAGGATAATATCGCGCAAGCACTTGAAAGTCATAGCACGCTTTTCCGCACACAATGCAGCAATCTTGCACAGGAGAGTGAAGAGATATTGAAAACTATTTCAAGCAATGCACATACACACATTGAGCATTTAAGCCGCGAATTAGAGAAAAATATCCAACAAAACATAGAATCAAGCACGCATAATTCAGCAGAGTTTGCGCGTTTGCGAGAGCATATTGCTAAAAATCACACAGCAATAGTAGAAAGTATGCAATCAAATCTCTCACAGCTTAATACACATAATGAAGTCATAATGCGAGATATGGCAAAGGGTATGCAGGGTATGCAAGAGACTTACCTTTCTACTTTGAGTGCAAGTATGGATTCTGTATTAAATAAAGAGCAAGAAATTATCCAATCACGATTAGAAGGTTTAAATGATTTCGCACTTCGCACTGATACAGCATTGAATACACAATATGAAAATGTGAGCAATTTTTTAAAGAAAATGGCGAGCGAATATCTCAAAATTATGCAAAAGCTTACTAAAGATTCTGTGGCAATTCCTAAAGATATGGGTGTGCAGGTGGTAAAGGATTTTGGTGATTTGCAGCATAATCTCCTCTCTCATCTTGGTAATCTCAATGCGCAGATTCATCACAATAGCGTTCAGCTTATTGAACTCTATCGTAATGTGCAAAATATTTTAAGCGAAAACATTGAGGGCAATAAGTCTTTGCAACAAGAAATTAAAACTACATTTAGCTCACTTGATGAATCAATGAGCGCAAGTTTTGAAAATTTCAAAGAGAATTATGAGTGGTTTTTACGCCGTGTGCGTGAAATTATCGGTTCTAGGTAGGGCAAAATGAAGCATAATCAGTGGATTAGTATTTCTGATATGATGGCGGGCATTATGATGATTTTTTTGCTCATTATGGTGTCTTTTATGCTTATTACGCAAAAAACACAAGAGGACTTAAAGATACACAATCAAAAATTATTAGAGCTCAATCAAGCTATGAGCGAGATTGCAAAAAACTATTCTAATCTCCAACAAGAGCTGTATGAGGCATTATTAAAAGAATTTAGTAAAGATTTGAAACGATGGGACGCGCAAATTGATGAGGACAATACGATTCGTTTTAATGAACCAGAAGTGCTTTTTGATACAGGAGCAACACAAGTTAAAAAGCGATTCCAAGATATTTTGAATGATTTTTTTCCACGATATGTGAAGATTCTTTCCTTACCAAAATTCCAAGACAACATTGAGGAAGTCCGTATTGAAGGGCATACATCGCAAAGTTGGTATGTGGCTCATACTCTTGAAGAACGTTATCTTGGTAATGCTGAACTTTCACAAGCAAGGGCATTAGAAGTATTAAAGTATTGTTTTAATCTTAAAAGTATCAACAATTATAAAGAGTGGCTTGTTAAGGTGTTTCGTGCTAATGGTTTATCCTTTGCTAAACCGCTTGAAGATGATGATAAATCAAGACGCGTGGAGTTTCGGGTTATTACCAAAGCAAATAAAGATTTGCTTAGAATCCTTGAGATTAGCAAAGATTTTGAGATAAAATAACTTCTTTTTAAGCAAAAAATTGGCATAATCGCCCGTTTAATTTATTTGAAGGTTAAGAAAATGAAAAGAACTTACCAGCCACACAATACACCTAGAAAACGCACACACGGCTTTCGTGCAAGAATGAAAACAAAAAATGGTCGGCGTGTTATTAACGCAAGAAGAGCAAAAGGTCGCAAAAGGCTTGCAGTATAGTTTTTTGCAATAGGTAAATATATTTGGTAAGGTTGGATACCCTCAAAAATAAAGCAGAATTTGATTTTGTTTATAGAAATGCTCAACGATTTTTTCATAAAGATTTTGTGCTTTATGTGCTTAAATTTTCATCTACACAAGAGATTTATTCGCTTCGCGAACAAAAAGTATTTCAATCTATTCAGTCGCGTGATGCAAGATTGTATCTTGGGTTAAGCATTTCACGAAAGATTGGTAAAGCTTATGTGCGTAATCTTATCAAACGCCGCATAAAAGCTATTGTGTATGAAAATTGCACAGACTTTAAGGATGTAATTTTTGTTCTTGTCGCAAAGGAGGGCATAGGGGAAGTGGATTTCATAACGCTTAAAAACAATTTACTTGCAAGTTTTGCAAAGATATATAATACGCAAAGGTTTCGTAATACTCGTGTTTTGCATAAAACAAATCATTATGCAGGATAAAATATGTGGATAGTGCGTTATGGATTGATACAGGCTGTCAGATTCTATCAAAAGTGTCTTTCGCCCTTAAGTATTGGAGCTTGTCGGTATTATCCAAGTTGTTCTGAATATACATTGTGGCTTTTGCACTTTGATAATCCATTAAAAGCAAGTATTAAATCAATGCGCAGAATCTTAAGCTGTAATCAGTTCTTTGAGGGTGGCATTGCTTATCCTCAAGCATATTTGGAGTTGAAAGATATTGCATTTGTGCCAAAAGATGTGAAATATTGGTTTGTTCCTAACACAAATACAAGATTTTTAGATATAATATGCGTTTTGAAAAAAACTTATAAAATGCGAGTTTATATTATTAAAACACTCTCTTATAAAGAAAGAGGTTAAATTATGTATCGTCCAAACGAACAAGATAATGGTATGTCCCTTACGCGTGTGCTCATAGCAATAGGTCTTTCTATTGCCTTTTTTGCAGTATATGCGTATTTTTTTCCACAAAAGCCACATCAAAATACTAATCAAACACATAAAACTCAAAATGCACAAGAATCTACTCAAACAATCGCTAATGCAGAGATAAATACACAGACTGCTCCTCATCAAAATATTCAAGATATCACACACAACACGCAAAATGAAATTTCTTCTGAAATGCCGCATTCGCTGAAGCAAACAATTATTGCTCGTGTAGATTCTGATGAATTTGAGCTTGAAATTGACGCGCTTGGTAGGATTAAGCAAGTCTATCTTAAAGATGAAAAATTTATACGACACGAGCAAGCTAGTCTTTTTACGATGATAGGAGAGGTGTTTGGCATTAAACCTACCCACAAAGAAGAACGAGATAAATTGCCGCTTTTTGGAGATTCTCAACTTCATACAATGGAAATGCGTTTTAGTGATACGACTATCAATCAGCAAGCTTTTGATACACCTTATACGGCAAATCTTTCATATATTAAGTTAGAAAATGCGCCTGTGGAAATTGTTCTCACGCAAAATCTTGGTAATCTTGTGATTAAAAAATATCTTACTATTCATCCTAATCTGGCTTATGATGTGCGCTTAGAGCTAAGCAAACCTCATATAGAATATTTTATTAGTAATGGTATGCGCCCGACAGCTGATACTGATACCTACGCATTTCGTGGAGTTATAACGCGTAATAGTATAGATGGTGTTTTGACAAAGTTTGAAGATGGTGATGCAAGCAGTGATTATTTAGCCAAAAATGCAACTGATATTCGCTCCTCTAGTTTTGTAGCAAGTGTGGATAGATATTATACAAGTTTATTTTTTAGTAATGCCCCAAAAGGTTTGTATGTCGTGATGAGCGGCGATAATGCGCATAATCCTATGCCTTATGTGCGATTTGAGGGGAATGCGGAGTTTGCAGGATATATAGGACCAAAGGAATATCACGAATTGCAAGGCATTGATGAAACGCTCACTGATGTGGTAGAGTATGGGCGTATTACATTTTTTGCCAAACCACTTTTTTTATTGCTTGAATATTTGTATGATTTGTGTGGAAATTGGGGTTGGGCGATTGTTTTATTAACATTAATTGTGCGTATAGTGCTTTATCCTTTGACTTATAAGGGTATGGTATCAATGCAAAAGCTTAAAGATTTAGCACCTAAAATGAAAGATTTACAAGCGCGTTATAAAGATGATCCACAAAAGCTACAAATACATATGATGGATTTGTATAAAAAGCACGGAGCAAATCCACTTGGTGGGTGTTTGCCATTGATTTTGCAGATTCCTGTATTTTTTGCTATTTATCGTGTGTTGCATAATGCTGTTGAGCTCAAAAGTTCAGCGTGGATTCTGTGGATTATTGATTTATCAGCAATAGACCCTTATTTTGTGTTGCCTGTATTGATGGGTGTGAGTATGTATATTTCTCAAAAACTTACTCCTTCAAATTTTACAGATCCTATGCAAGAAAAAATTTTTAAAATGCTTCCTTGGGTATTTACCATTTTCTTTATTATTTTTCCATTTCCTGCTGGGCTTGTGTTGTATTGGACAATCAATAATGTGTTTTCTATTATTCAACAAATAAGTATAAATAAAATTATGGAGGGTAAAAAAGCAAAAGAAATCGCGGCTCATCACGAGGAGAAAACAAACAAAAGGGGATAATATGAAAAAAATTGTAGAAAAGAGTTTGGAAGCAGCTCTTATTAAAGCATCAACAGAGTTAAGTTGTTCGGTAGCAGACTTGGAATATGAAATCGTGCAGAATCCTTCAAGTGGGTTTTTAGGTTTGGGAAAAAAAGAAGCAATTATTATTGTAGAATCAAAACATAAAGATTCGCCAAAGCCTATTAATGAAAAATATGTAAAACAAGAAGTGCAAGAGCGATTTAAACCCGCGCAAGCTCCCAAAAGAGATTATGGAAACTCAACTGCGTATGTAGCAGATAAGGAATCTTTATATAAAGAAGATATTGGCTCACAGCAGCTTTGGGGAGAGCAAGCACAATGGGATTTGCCATCTCAAGATGATGATGCGAATGCACAAGAGATTTGTAAGGAAATAAAGGAGCTTTTTGCGCTACTTCCCTTTGAAATTGATCGCTTTGAGGTAAGAATGGAGGAGAATAATACACTTTTTGTATATATTGATGGACGTGATTGTGCATTGCTGATTGGAGAGAGAGGCTATCGTTACAAAGCACTTTCATACTTGCTTTTTAATTGGATTAATCCTAAATATGGTTATTCGCTTCGTCTTGAAATCGCAGAGTTTTTTAAGAATCAAGAAGAAATGATTGATATATATCTCAAAGAGATAGTTCATTCTGTTAAGATTAATGGCAAAGCTCAAACTAAGATACTTGATGGGATTTTGGTATATATTGCTTTAAATAAATTACGCGAAATATTCCCTGATAAGTATGTATCTGTGCGTCAAAATGACGCAAATGAAAAATACGTTATCGTCAATGATTTTAGACGATAGCACTATTGTTGCTATTGCCACTCCTATAGGTGTGGGGGCGATAAGCATTGTGCGCCTAAGCGGAGAGAGGGCTTATCATATAGCTCTTACCCTTACTCATAAAAAATCTCTAAAGCCTAGATACGCTCACTTATGCCATATTTATGATACACAACAAACACCTATTGATGAAGCTTTGGTGCTTTATTTTCCCAAACCATATAGTTATACAACTCAAGATGTATGTGAAGTGCAGTGTCACGGCGGCATTGTAAGTGCAAGAGCAATAGTGCAACTTTGTTTGCGCTTAGGCGCTAGAATGGCTCAAGCAGGTGAATTTGCCAAACGCGCCTTTTTGGGCGGACGATTAGATTTGGCACAAGTTCAAGCTGTTGCTGGACTGATTCACTCTCAAAGTCTTGAGGCAAACAAGATTCTTATGCGCCAACTCAAGGGTGATTTAGGAGTGTTTGTAAATCGCACACGCGAGAATCTCCTTGAGATTCTTGCCTTTAGCGAAGTGCATATTGATTATAGTGAAGAGGTAGAAGAAGGCTATATGCGAGATATTGAGCAAAAATTAGCACATATTGAAAATGAATTATCGCATATTTATCATATTTCTCTTACGCGACAATGTATGATTGAGGGTTATACATTGAGCATTATTGGTAAGCCAAATGTAGGCAAAAGTTCTTTGCTTAATGCGCTTTTAAGATATGAGCGTGCGATTGTGAGTGAGATAGAGGGGACAACACGAGATACTATTGAAGAGACACTTACTATTCAAGGCAGCTTGTTGCGCATAGTTGATACAGCAGGTATTCGTCAAAGCGATGATAAAATTGAACAAATTGGTATTTCAAAAACAAAACAAGCCCTTATGCAAAGCAATATTATTCTTGCTCTTTTTGATGGCTCTCGTCCATTTGATGAGGAAGATGAGGCAATTATGGAGATTCTTAAAACTCAATGTCAAGATAAATATATTCTTGTGATTATCAATAAGAGTGATTTGCCACTTCGCTGCGAAGACGAGCTACTTCACAATTTGCTTCACTCACATAATAAAGCCTTGCTTCCTGCACCTTTGCACTTAAGTGCAAAATATGAGGGTGTGCAAAAAGTATTAGAATGTTTAGAAGAAGTGATAAGTACACATAATGGAGATGAAAGTATGATTCTTACATCAAGTTACCAACTTGATTGCATTAAAAGGGCGTTAGAGTGTATTACAAAAGCTTATGAAGTGCTTGATATGGGGCAATTAGAGTTATTTTCATATCAGATACAAGATTGTATAGAATCTCTTTGTAATATCACTCGTCCTTACGAAAATGCAGAGTTGCTAGATAAGCTTTTTGGCACATTTTGTTTGGGAAAATAGCGATAAAACAATCACATCTTAGATTCTTTTCTTTAAAATATTCCACAAGATTGCTAAGTTATAAGTTATTTTATAAATAAACTTGACATTAAATGACTAAACTTATATAATGTAGTTCATATAAAACTTAAGGAGTTAAGTATGAATTTATTTGAAAAATTAACAAATCAGATGAAAGAAACGCTTGATAGTGCAGCTTCACTTGCCCTGCATTCAAGTAATCAAGAAATTTCTCCCGCACATCTATATTGGGCACTTTTGAGTAATCATCAAAGTGTGCTTCATCAGGCTTTGAATAAAATGAATGTTGATAAAGCTGCACTTGAGCTTCAAGCACGCAGTGAGGTAGATAAGCTTCCTAAAAGCTCACAGGTGCAAAAAGAGAATCTAAGCATCAGCAAAGATCTTTCAAACGCACTCAATTTTGCTCAAGGTGAAGCAACTAAGAATGGTGATAGTTTCATTGCAGTAGATATGTTTTTGATTGCTAATCTTAAAGAAAGCGCTTTTATAGCGATATTTAAACCTCTTGTAGATATTGTAGAATTTAAGAAGACATTGCTAAGCTTAAGAGGAGAGAGCAAGATAGAATCTCAAAGTGGCGATGATAATTTAGAATCTTTAAGCAAATTTGGTATTGATTTGACCCAAAAGGCTTTAGAAAACACACTTGACCCTGTGATAGGGCGTGATGATGAGATTAATGCAATGATGCAGATTCTCATACGCAAGAGCAAAAATAATCCTATTTTATTGGGAGAACCCGGTGTAGGAAAAACAGCTGTGGTAGAGGGCTTAGCACAGAGAATTATAACCAAAGCTGTACCCACGAGTTTGCAAAATAAAAAGCTCATTGCCCTTGATATGAGCGCACTTATTGCTGGAGCGAAATATCGCGGAGAGTTTGAAGAGCGACTGAAAAATGTTGTTGATGAAGTCAAAAAAGCTGGAAATATCATTTTATTTATTGATGAGATTCACACTATTGTGGGTGCGGGAGCAAGTGAGGGAAGTATGGACGCAGCAAATATACTTAAACCTGCTCTTGCGCGAGGAGAACTTCATACTATTGGTGCAACCACTCTAAAAGAGTATCGCAAATATTTTGAAAAAGATGCTGCTCTCACACGGCGATTTCAGCCTATAAGTGTGAATGAACCTAGCATTAATGAAGCATTACAAATTTTGCGAGGGATTAAGCCAAATTTAGAAGCGCATCATAATGTTAATATCGCAGATACTGCCCTTATAGCTGCGGCAAAGCTTTCAAGTCGTTATATTACCGATAGATTTTTGCCCGATAAGGCGATTGATTTGATTGATGAGGCGGCGGCAGAGTTGAAAATGCAAATAGAATCTGAACCTTTGGAGTTAAGTAAGATTAAAAAACAAATTGCTAACCTAGAGGTGGAAAAACAAGCGCTCAATATGGAAAAAACAAATGTTAATGAGACGCGTGTCTTAGAGATTGATAAAGAGTTAGAGGATTTGCGCGAGGAAAGAATGAGACTTGAGAGTAAATTTGAGCAAGAAAAGAGTGTTTTTACGCGTATTGCTACGATAAAAGCAGAGCTTGATAGTCTCAAAAGAGAATCTGAACTTGCCAAACGAAGTGGAGATTACAACAAAGCAGCTGAAATTGATTATGGCAAAATCCCTGATATTCAAGCCCAAGAAGCAGCCTTGCATACACAATGGGAAGAAATGCAAAAAAATGGCACTTTGCTTAAAAATGCGGTAACAAAAGAGAGTATTGCGGGAGTGGTGAGTCGTTGGAGTGGGATTCCGATTAAAAAAATGCTTCAAAGCCAAAAAGAACGTATTTTGGGTATAGAATCTGAACTTGAAAAAAGTGTAGTGGGACAAGATGATGCAATCAAAGCCATTGCGCGGGCAATTAAACGCAATAAAGCTGGGTTAAATGATGCCTCGCGCCCTATTGGAAGCTTTTTATTTTTGGGACCAACAGGCGTGGGCAAAACGCAATGTGCAAAAACTTTAGCGGAATTTTTATTTGATAATGCCAAATCGCTTGTGCGTATTGATATGAGCGAATATATGGAAAAGCATTCTGTGAGTAGGCTCGTAGGAGCGCCTCCGGGCTATGTGGGCTATGAGGAGGGAGGTGTGCTCACAGAAGCAATAAGGCGTAAGCCTTATAGTATCGTGCTTTTTGATGAAGTGGAAAAGGCACATCCTGATGTGTTTAATATTCTCTTGCAAGTGCTTGATGATGGGCGATTGACTGATAGCAAGGGTGTGAGTGTGGATTTTACCAACACAATTATTATTTTGACAAGCAATATTGCAAGTGATAAAATTATAGAAATTGATGATAAACAAGAGCGTCAAAAGGCTGTGAAAGAGGCACTTAAAATGTATTTTAAGCCAGAATTTTTAAATCGCCTTGATGATGTGGTCATCTTTAATCCACTCGGACTTACTGATATTACAAAAATTGTGGATATTATGTTTGAATCTCTAGCAAAAAGGGCGCAAGAAAGAGGCATTAGCATTACACTAAGTAGCCAAGCACGGGAGCATATAGCACAAGTGGGTTTTGATAGCATATATGGTGCGCGTCCGCTCAAAAGGGCATTATACGAAGAGGTTGAAGATAGGTTAGCAGATTTAATTTTGCGTGATGAAATTAAAGAGGGGGATAGGGTGAATTTTGTGCTTGAAAATGGTGAAATTTGCACAGATATACAAAAAGGATAGAATCTTAGAGAACTAAGAGTGAAAGTGCTTCACTCTTGTATGGTAGATTCTAAAGCTATTTGACTTTTTCAAGATATTCGCCTGTTTCGGTATTAACCTTAATCTTTTCGCCCTCTAATATATGAAAAGGCACTTGCACAACTGCACCTGTTTCAAGTGTAGCAGGCTTTTTGCCGCCGCTGCTTGTATCACCCTTGAAATTTGGCGCAGTCTCTGTAATGGTGAGCTCTACAACAAGGGGCACATCAACAGAAATCGCCTTTTCATTATGAAAGAGAATCTGGACATTGAGTCCATCAATAATCCATTTTGCTGCATCGCCTACTTGCTCATCGCTCAAAGCAATTTGTTCATAAGTGGTTGTATCCATAAATTGAAATGCACCACCATCGTGGTAGAGGAATTGCATTGTTTTTTCTTGTAAATTGGGCTCTTCACATTTATCGCCTGCGTGAAAAGTTTTTTCAATGACTTTACCATCAAGAAATGATTTAATTTTTGCTCGCACAAACGCTGCACCTTTGCCGGGTTTTACATGTTGATATTCGGTGATTCTATATGGAATCCCATCAATTTCAATTTTCAATCCTTTTTTGAGTTCGCTCATTCCAATCGCCATAAACGCTCCTTAAATAATATAGGGAATTTCAAGGCTTTATTATACCATAAACTCCTCTCTTTAAGCACTAGCTATGGCATAAATATTTATATTCTCTCAAAGAATCTATCGCAACCAAGTCTTATAATTTCTTTATATCCACGTGCGCTCAAAAATTCATAAATACCAGAATCTTGTGGATAATTATCTTCTATGCCGATGAGATGAATGTGGTATTTTGAAAAATCAATAGATTCTAAAATGCTCATTTCTCCACCCTCTACATCAATAGAGAGATAATCAATTTCTTTAATATCTTTATGGTTTGCCATTATGCTATCAAATTTCATACCTTGTATTTTGATGATTTTTTTGCTCCCACCAAATTCCGCTATTTCACGTTCTATGCGTTCCAAATGCTCTTTGTTGTATTCGCTCATTATGCCGCTTAGCATTTGAGGTCCTTGTATTTGTAAAAATTCTATCTCTTCATCTTTATCGCAAAGAGCTACATTGTATTTCGTGCTTGTGGGGCTTTGGCGATTTTGCAAAAGCTTTGGGAAGACATTGCTATCAGCTTCAATGAGAATACCACTCCAATTTTGATAGTGTGGAGTATCTTTGGGGAGATTGCTTAACATTTCTAACATATAAGTATTACTTAGGGTAATACCATCGTTTGCGCCAATATCAATGAAAAAATATGATGATTTTTTGGGTTTGCTTGTGTAGTAGTTATAAACAAATAAATCCTGCATATATTGAGAAAAGGAGAAACCTACAATACCTACTTCTTTATAAAAGGCAAACGGATTTTTCCTGATTATCTTTGCCCCCCCCCCTGTATAACTTTTTTGCTAAACTTAATTTCAAACGTTGTAGTTTTGCATTTATAAAACCTATCATCTGCGCCTCCTTCGTATCATTAAATTTTTCCAGCAGAGCCAAGAATGCCCATTCTTTCTACCATTACTCTTTTCATTGCTTCCATTGCAGGCGCAAAGAACTTGCGCAAATCAAATTGAGTAGGGTCTTCTTTGGCTATGCGGCGCACCTCTGCCATAAAAGCTATACGCAAATCTGTGTCAATATTAACTTTATTGATGCCACCTTTGACCGCTTCTTGCAAAAATGCAAATGGCACACCCTTGCTCCCTTTTAAATCCCCGCCTGTGGCTAAAAATGCTTCACGCACATAATCAGGTATAGCACTTGCGCCGTGCAAAACAAGAGGGATATTCGTTCTGCGTTTGACTTCTTGGAGTCTTGCAAAATCAAGCTTTGGCTCACCTTTAAATTTAAATGCGCCGTGGCTTGTGCCAATAGCTGGAGCAAGATAATCTACTTGAGTTTGTTTCACAAATTCTTCTGCTTCATCAGGATTGATAAGCACTGCATCTTTTTCATCAACAGAAATATTATCCTCAATACCCATAAGTCTGCCGAGCTCTGCCTCTACGCTCACACCTTTGCTATGAGCGTATTGCACAACTTCTTTTGTGGTTGCAAGATTCTCTTTAAAAGAGTGATGGGAAGCATCAATCATTACAGAGGTAAATCCAGCCTCAACTGCCCTTTGGCAAGATTCTAAACTTGTGCCGTGGTCAAGATTGAGTGCCACAGGAATATGAGGATAGCGATTTGATAGAATCTTAACCATTCCAACAGCCATATCAATGCCCATATATTTAATTGCACCCTCACTTGCTTGCACGATAATGGGCGATTTTGCTTCATTTGCTGCAAGAAAAATAGCATTGAGCATTTCAAAATTGACAAAATTAAATGCACCTACTCCATAACCCTCTTTATGTGCTTTAAGTAATATTTCACTTCCTGAAACGAGCATAGCCCCTCCTTTCTTAATTTTAATAATTTATTTTGTAATTTTGATTTTAGCTTTAGCACGCAAAGCTTGAATCTTTTGCATCATACCGCCTTGAATACTTTGCATTTTGATACTATTTTCAATGATTTTTTTAGCATCTTTATAAGGAATGACTTTGGGCTCACTTTTGCGTTCAAGATAGATAATATGATAGCCAAATTGCGTAAGAACAGGCTCTTTTGTATAAGTGCCCGGTTTTAAATCAAAAGCAGCTTTAGAAAACATAGGATCCATACCTGCGCGTTTGAATACGCCCAAATCCCCACCATTTTTTTGTTGTTTTGAAGCAGGGTCAATAGATTTTGCATTTGCGAGCTCTATGAATTTGGCTTCTACTTTCGCTTTACCTGCCTTATCAAGTTCTTTAATAATCTCTTTTGCTTCAGATTCTGATTTTACAAGAATATGTCGCGCCTTGCCTTCTTGGTCAATAAACTCACCTTCATTTTCTTGGTAAATTTTACGAAGTTGAGCATCATTCATCGTTGGGACTTGCGTGCTGTTAGCTTGTTTTTTTGTCCATAAATCAATAAGGAGATTGTCTTTAATGCTATTAATGGCATCAGTGTATTCTTTAGAAGCGTCTAGCTTTTCTTGTTTGGCAGCTTTAAGAATGAGTTGCCTATTTACAAGCTCATTAATGAGCATTTCTTTTTCTTGGTCAGAGAGTTTATTATAGTTAAAGTTTGGGATAGTTTGTTTGAGAATCTCCATATCTTTGTCTGTAATGGCTACACCATCAACCGTTGCATAGGTTTTGGCTTGAAGAGATACGCACACAAGAGAGGCAAGTATCGTGGCAAGAAGTTGGCGTTTCATAGTATTGCTCCGAAATTAAGATTGTGCGATTGTATCAGATAAAGCTAAACATATTGTAAGCTAGTGTTTTGAATCATATTTAGGTTTAATAAGCCTTTATGAGGAAGTATTGAGTTTAT of the Helicobacter sp. MIT 21-1697 genome contains:
- the mnmE gene encoding tRNA uridine-5-carboxymethylaminomethyl(34) synthesis GTPase MnmE, yielding MKNTLSSMILDDSTIVAIATPIGVGAISIVRLSGERAYHIALTLTHKKSLKPRYAHLCHIYDTQQTPIDEALVLYFPKPYSYTTQDVCEVQCHGGIVSARAIVQLCLRLGARMAQAGEFAKRAFLGGRLDLAQVQAVAGLIHSQSLEANKILMRQLKGDLGVFVNRTRENLLEILAFSEVHIDYSEEVEEGYMRDIEQKLAHIENELSHIYHISLTRQCMIEGYTLSIIGKPNVGKSSLLNALLRYERAIVSEIEGTTRDTIEETLTIQGSLLRIVDTAGIRQSDDKIEQIGISKTKQALMQSNIILALFDGSRPFDEEDEAIMEILKTQCQDKYILVIINKSDLPLRCEDELLHNLLHSHNKALLPAPLHLSAKYEGVQKVLECLEEVISTHNGDESMILTSSYQLDCIKRALECITKAYEVLDMGQLELFSYQIQDCIESLCNITRPYENAELLDKLFGTFCLGK
- a CDS encoding ATP-dependent Clp protease ATP-binding subunit, whose protein sequence is MNLFEKLTNQMKETLDSAASLALHSSNQEISPAHLYWALLSNHQSVLHQALNKMNVDKAALELQARSEVDKLPKSSQVQKENLSISKDLSNALNFAQGEATKNGDSFIAVDMFLIANLKESAFIAIFKPLVDIVEFKKTLLSLRGESKIESQSGDDNLESLSKFGIDLTQKALENTLDPVIGRDDEINAMMQILIRKSKNNPILLGEPGVGKTAVVEGLAQRIITKAVPTSLQNKKLIALDMSALIAGAKYRGEFEERLKNVVDEVKKAGNIILFIDEIHTIVGAGASEGSMDAANILKPALARGELHTIGATTLKEYRKYFEKDAALTRRFQPISVNEPSINEALQILRGIKPNLEAHHNVNIADTALIAAAKLSSRYITDRFLPDKAIDLIDEAAAELKMQIESEPLELSKIKKQIANLEVEKQALNMEKTNVNETRVLEIDKELEDLREERMRLESKFEQEKSVFTRIATIKAELDSLKRESELAKRSGDYNKAAEIDYGKIPDIQAQEAALHTQWEEMQKNGTLLKNAVTKESIAGVVSRWSGIPIKKMLQSQKERILGIESELEKSVVGQDDAIKAIARAIKRNKAGLNDASRPIGSFLFLGPTGVGKTQCAKTLAEFLFDNAKSLVRIDMSEYMEKHSVSRLVGAPPGYVGYEEGGVLTEAIRRKPYSIVLFDEVEKAHPDVFNILLQVLDDGRLTDSKGVSVDFTNTIIILTSNIASDKIIEIDDKQERQKAVKEALKMYFKPEFLNRLDDVVIFNPLGLTDITKIVDIMFESLAKRAQERGISITLSSQAREHIAQVGFDSIYGARPLKRALYEEVEDRLADLILRDEIKEGDRVNFVLENGEICTDIQKG
- the efp gene encoding elongation factor P produces the protein MAIGMSELKKGLKIEIDGIPYRITEYQHVKPGKGAAFVRAKIKSFLDGKVIEKTFHAGDKCEEPNLQEKTMQFLYHDGGAFQFMDTTTYEQIALSDEQVGDAAKWIIDGLNVQILFHNEKAISVDVPLVVELTITETAPNFKGDTSSGGKKPATLETGAVVQVPFHILEGEKIKVNTETGEYLEKVK
- a CDS encoding FkbM family methyltransferase is translated as MQDLFVYNYYTSKPKKSSYFFIDIGANDGITLSNTYMLEMLSNLPKDTPHYQNWSGILIEADSNVFPKLLQNRQSPTSTKYNVALCDKDEEIEFLQIQGPQMLSGIMSEYNKEHLERIEREIAEFGGSKKIIKIQGMKFDSIMANHKDIKEIDYLSIDVEGGEMSILESIDFSKYHIHLIGIEDNYPQDSGIYEFLSARGYKEIIRLGCDRFFERI